The bacterium genome window below encodes:
- a CDS encoding site-specific integrase, whose translation MAATEVSTVDVWSRSDVEHLISTAREHEPQFAPQLVILFNTGLRRGELLGLKWDDVDFESMRISIRRSLLDKGHVSTPKSGKSRHVAMSPVVADEFFSLLAFRRQQRIDNGWAEIPEWIFSSRAGTQLSPRNHQRVWDRVRIRAQDEHGVRPLKLHCTRHTFATMALDAGKSVKWVAQVLGHSDPALTLRVYAHVVKGDESDMNFADLGGARRRYTARPEIDGVGESPNPLISMARREGFEPPTLRFEACGPPRSRRCSANAEGRLRCAR comes from the coding sequence GTGGCAGCGACCGAAGTTTCCACGGTTGACGTGTGGTCGCGGTCGGACGTGGAGCATCTGATCTCAACGGCACGCGAGCACGAGCCGCAGTTTGCGCCCCAGCTTGTCATCCTCTTCAACACCGGGCTTCGCCGCGGCGAGCTTTTGGGCCTCAAATGGGACGATGTCGACTTCGAATCGATGAGAATCTCGATTCGAAGGTCGCTCTTGGACAAGGGCCATGTGAGCACTCCCAAGAGCGGCAAGTCTCGGCACGTTGCGATGTCGCCCGTGGTGGCGGACGAGTTCTTCTCGCTGCTCGCTTTTCGTCGCCAGCAGCGAATCGACAACGGTTGGGCGGAGATTCCTGAGTGGATCTTCTCGTCTCGCGCGGGCACGCAGCTCTCGCCGCGAAACCATCAGCGCGTGTGGGATCGCGTCCGTATCCGAGCCCAGGATGAGCACGGAGTTCGCCCACTCAAGCTCCACTGTACCCGCCATACCTTTGCAACGATGGCGCTCGATGCCGGCAAGAGCGTTAAGTGGGTGGCGCAGGTCCTGGGCCACTCCGACCCAGCGCTCACGCTTCGCGTGTACGCCCACGTGGTCAAGGGCGATGAGTCCGATATGAATTTCGCAGATCTTGGCGGCGCAAGACGGCGATATACGGCGCGGCCGGAAATCGATGGGGTGGGGGAGTCGCCTAACCCATTGATTTCAATGGCACGCCGGGAGGGATTCGAACCCCCGACCCTCAGGTTCGAAGCCTGCGGCCCACCCAGATCTAGGCGTTGCTCCGCGAACGCGGAAGGTCGGCTTAGATGCGCGAGATGA
- a CDS encoding ImmA/IrrE family metallo-endopeptidase, with protein MDTTAWYHDFVAPEPDPAIARRLAQAVRGSAPETERIRISEVAEHLGCRLVPLRGEFREEATLLVTSQSEGAQLQVRYGQILGKGGMHRLRFSIAHELGHTFFFKRTPHGAKRVRARSRAEERFCDEFAGELLCPKSAIPPQFGPNDCWRLSDHFGVTPSAVANQAIRAGRFPWHGIVGVAYRGKPQSEDKIAPRVVWAMAPRGTYLPRHYRFRDGPVVEALETANPVEGKYALKRSFGSFETGEYLVAASPGPGRTVIAAFRALAEPQERAAPR; from the coding sequence GTGGACACCACCGCCTGGTACCACGATTTCGTCGCGCCCGAGCCCGACCCGGCAATTGCAAGACGCCTCGCCCAAGCTGTGCGCGGGAGCGCGCCCGAGACGGAGCGGATCCGGATCTCGGAAGTCGCCGAGCACCTTGGCTGCCGGCTCGTGCCGCTCCGGGGCGAATTCCGCGAGGAGGCGACGCTTCTCGTCACTAGCCAAAGCGAAGGCGCGCAGCTCCAAGTCCGCTACGGCCAGATTCTCGGCAAGGGCGGAATGCACCGCCTCCGCTTCTCGATCGCACACGAGCTCGGTCACACGTTCTTCTTCAAGCGAACGCCGCACGGTGCGAAGCGCGTCCGCGCCCGAAGTCGAGCTGAGGAGCGATTCTGTGATGAGTTCGCCGGAGAACTTCTCTGCCCCAAGAGCGCGATCCCGCCGCAATTCGGCCCCAATGACTGCTGGAGACTCTCGGACCATTTCGGTGTCACCCCGAGCGCCGTCGCGAACCAAGCGATTCGGGCGGGGCGATTCCCGTGGCACGGCATTGTGGGCGTCGCGTATCGGGGCAAGCCCCAAAGCGAAGACAAGATCGCGCCCCGCGTCGTCTGGGCGATGGCCCCGCGCGGTACCTACCTTCCACGCCACTACCGATTCCGTGACGGCCCTGTGGTTGAAGCCCTAGAGACCGCAAATCCAGTCGAGGGCAAGTACGCGCTCAAACGAAGCTTCGGCAGCTTCGAGACGGGCGAGTACCTCGTCGCCGCATCCCCGGGGCCGGGCCGGACCGTGATCGCGGCCTTCCGTGCCCTTGCGGAACCACAAGAGCGTGCAGCCCCTCGATAG
- a CDS encoding nucleoside 2-deoxyribosyltransferase, whose product MAHPQVYLAGPDVFERDPQAAAERLKRLCADQGLEGLFPLDAGVEPDPDLSLFAARISEANENLIRRCDGVLANLSPFRGPSADPGTVYEVGFARALGKPVVGYTEATALYAERSLRWIERIDGKIRRRPSGSVEDAQGYEVENFGCVENLMIDCGIAASGGMIIRPKDGAEPGAIPVELAIETLARILRRA is encoded by the coding sequence ATGGCACACCCGCAGGTCTATCTAGCCGGACCTGATGTCTTTGAACGCGATCCCCAAGCCGCCGCGGAGCGATTGAAGCGGCTCTGCGCGGATCAGGGCCTCGAGGGCCTCTTCCCTCTCGATGCAGGCGTTGAGCCGGATCCCGATCTCTCGCTCTTCGCTGCGAGGATTAGCGAGGCGAACGAGAACCTTATCCGCCGTTGCGATGGCGTGCTCGCCAATCTCTCGCCCTTCCGGGGGCCAAGTGCGGATCCGGGCACCGTGTACGAAGTCGGTTTCGCTCGCGCGCTCGGCAAGCCAGTCGTTGGCTATACGGAAGCGACCGCCCTCTATGCGGAGCGCTCTCTTCGCTGGATCGAGCGCATCGACGGCAAGATCCGCCGGCGGCCGTCGGGCAGTGTCGAGGACGCCCAAGGCTACGAAGTCGAGAACTTCGGGTGCGTCGAGAACCTAATGATTGATTGCGGAATCGCTGCCAGCGGCGGGATGATAATCCGGCCGAAGGACGGCGCAGAGCCCGGCGCGATTCCGGTCGAGCTTGCCATCGAGACCCTCGCCCGAATTCTGAGGCGTGCCTAG
- a CDS encoding three-Cys-motif partner protein TcmP — protein MPRRPYQWEQGGRPPPIEAHSRAKHAILDRYVERYIEVLCALPQRESIHLTLVDGFAGGGLYWNNDEQALHPGSPLIMLDAVERAERVVNERRMAQGQRTLLRVKAEFFFVDINKGNVECLKKVLAESRFADRVGEDVHVLAGAFESHAERIISRAEGSSRAGRSLFLLDQYGYKDVPVPLLQKILGRLPNAELLVTFAVDSLTQYLSEKNLESHKRVFDEVGLSGLVDLEGALEERSQEHGWRWLIQHQLAGALRKGSGAAYMTPFFNVSETSHRAYWLVHLCQSQRANMEMKALHWEFANHFRHYGAAGLDMLGYDPTRDDDLVGQIQLGYDFDIPARKRSIGQLVAELPNRLTSEGVAYTSLFESVTNETPASDAMIREVLDALMSERLVEARSSDSGFRRSAARIKSTDAIALPSQRVFSFPGGSRKS, from the coding sequence ATGCCGAGACGCCCGTATCAGTGGGAACAGGGTGGCAGACCGCCTCCTATCGAGGCGCACAGTAGAGCCAAGCACGCGATTCTCGATCGCTACGTTGAGCGATACATCGAGGTCTTGTGTGCGCTTCCGCAGCGTGAGTCGATTCACCTAACGCTTGTCGATGGTTTCGCTGGCGGCGGCCTCTACTGGAACAACGACGAGCAGGCTCTGCACCCAGGGTCTCCGCTGATCATGCTCGACGCTGTCGAGCGTGCCGAGCGTGTCGTCAACGAACGCCGAATGGCTCAGGGCCAGCGGACACTGCTTAGGGTGAAGGCGGAGTTTTTCTTCGTCGACATCAACAAGGGGAACGTCGAGTGTCTGAAGAAAGTACTCGCCGAGTCGCGTTTCGCTGACCGGGTCGGGGAGGACGTCCACGTTCTTGCGGGTGCGTTCGAATCTCATGCGGAACGTATCATCTCCCGAGCCGAAGGCTCGAGCCGAGCGGGTCGCTCGCTGTTTCTGCTGGACCAATACGGCTACAAGGATGTCCCTGTTCCGCTTCTTCAGAAGATTCTCGGTCGCTTGCCGAACGCTGAGCTTCTGGTCACGTTCGCCGTGGATTCGTTGACGCAGTACCTGAGCGAGAAGAATCTTGAGAGCCACAAACGTGTGTTCGATGAGGTTGGTCTATCGGGCCTAGTAGATCTAGAAGGCGCGCTTGAAGAGCGTTCGCAAGAACATGGATGGCGCTGGCTTATCCAGCACCAGCTGGCGGGAGCGCTTCGCAAGGGGTCGGGGGCGGCGTATATGACCCCATTTTTCAATGTCTCCGAGACTAGTCACCGAGCCTATTGGCTGGTGCATCTCTGCCAAAGCCAGCGGGCGAACATGGAGATGAAGGCGTTGCACTGGGAGTTCGCGAACCATTTCCGGCACTACGGGGCTGCAGGGCTCGATATGCTTGGATACGACCCGACTCGTGACGACGACCTCGTGGGGCAGATTCAGCTCGGATACGATTTCGATATTCCGGCTAGGAAGCGCAGCATTGGTCAGCTCGTGGCCGAATTGCCGAACCGCCTTACAAGCGAAGGCGTGGCATACACGTCCCTGTTTGAGTCGGTTACGAACGAGACTCCGGCGTCGGATGCGATGATCCGGGAAGTCCTAGACGCGCTGATGTCGGAGCGCCTTGTCGAGGCTCGAAGTTCCGATAGTGGCTTTCGCCGTTCCGCTGCAAGAATCAAGAGCACCGATGCGATTGCGCTTCCCTCACAGCGGGTATTCTCATTTCCTGGCGGTTCCCGCAAGAGCTGA
- a CDS encoding phage Gp37/Gp68 family protein, with translation MSTRSRIEWTELTWNPTVGCTKVSPGCKHCYAETMAGRLKAMGSPAYKQGFRLNTVRERLSEPTRRRKPTVYFVNSMSDLFHQGVSDAFLDDVFGVIADCAHHTFQVLTKRSGRMERYFRSRKVPPNAWLGVSVEDQRYGIPRIGHLREVSARCRFLSVEPLLEELGELDLAGIHWVIVGGESGPRARPMKPEWVDSVRSECERQSVPFFFKQWGAFGPDGVRRSKKANGREIRGKAADGLPVWAFDPARAGP, from the coding sequence ATGTCAACTCGTAGCCGCATTGAGTGGACTGAGCTGACGTGGAATCCGACAGTCGGCTGCACCAAGGTGTCTCCCGGGTGCAAGCACTGCTACGCGGAGACGATGGCGGGGCGGCTTAAGGCCATGGGCTCGCCGGCCTACAAGCAGGGATTTCGTCTCAATACCGTTCGCGAGAGGCTCTCCGAGCCGACGCGTAGGCGGAAGCCGACAGTCTATTTCGTCAATTCGATGAGTGACTTGTTTCACCAGGGCGTTTCCGACGCGTTTCTTGATGACGTGTTCGGCGTAATCGCCGACTGCGCGCACCATACTTTTCAGGTGCTGACGAAGCGTTCCGGACGGATGGAGCGCTATTTCCGGAGCCGCAAGGTGCCGCCGAACGCCTGGCTTGGGGTTTCTGTGGAGGACCAACGCTACGGCATCCCCAGAATCGGTCATCTTCGTGAGGTTTCAGCACGGTGCCGATTCCTGTCAGTGGAGCCCCTCCTCGAAGAACTTGGGGAGCTCGACCTTGCGGGGATTCACTGGGTGATCGTCGGGGGTGAATCGGGGCCCAGAGCGCGGCCGATGAAGCCCGAATGGGTGGATTCGGTCCGCAGCGAATGCGAGCGTCAATCGGTGCCGTTCTTCTTCAAGCAGTGGGGCGCGTTCGGTCCCGATGGTGTGCGCCGAAGCAAGAAGGCCAATGGTCGAGAGATCCGTGGGAAGGCCGCAGACGGTCTACCTGTCTGGGCATTCGACCCAGCGAGGGCAGGGCCCTAG
- a CDS encoding DUF2182 domain-containing protein: protein MRRFQAFARQLGRGPMPWLLAASGGAFVVMAVLPHHGGLGMLCNRAREAGLPGALEAWSHLWAPARVAADWAVMVVAMMTPLVSMPIAYVRNASHPRARGAATAGFLWAYGGLWLLSAILFVPLVVAWSIVLPGVAGGLFALALAATWSASPWAQRARNRCHRTVRIGGLPGTAWSDGLRQGRATASGCIIACWPWMLVPMVVEAPHVASMLVATVYLFAERIAPLSPPAWRIPPGLESIFGSPKFARSAG, encoded by the coding sequence ATGCGCAGGTTCCAGGCGTTCGCCCGGCAGCTCGGACGGGGGCCGATGCCCTGGCTGCTCGCTGCGAGCGGCGGGGCTTTCGTCGTCATGGCCGTCCTGCCCCACCACGGCGGGCTGGGGATGCTCTGCAACCGCGCGCGGGAGGCCGGGCTCCCCGGTGCCCTCGAGGCCTGGAGCCACCTGTGGGCACCAGCCCGGGTCGCTGCAGACTGGGCCGTGATGGTGGTCGCCATGATGACGCCGCTCGTCTCGATGCCGATCGCGTACGTGCGCAACGCGAGCCATCCGAGGGCGAGGGGCGCCGCGACCGCGGGCTTCCTGTGGGCCTACGGGGGGCTCTGGCTGCTGTCGGCGATCCTTTTCGTCCCGCTCGTCGTCGCCTGGTCGATCGTGCTGCCCGGCGTCGCAGGCGGCCTCTTCGCGCTCGCACTCGCGGCAACCTGGAGTGCCTCTCCCTGGGCGCAGCGCGCCCGGAACCGCTGCCATCGGACGGTGCGGATCGGTGGCCTTCCAGGAACCGCGTGGTCCGACGGCTTGCGCCAGGGACGCGCCACCGCGAGCGGCTGCATCATCGCATGCTGGCCATGGATGCTCGTCCCGATGGTCGTCGAGGCACCGCACGTCGCGTCGATGCTGGTCGCGACCGTCTACTTGTTCGCCGAGCGGATCGCACCGCTCTCTCCCCCTGCATGGCGCATCCCGCCGGGCCTCGAGTCGATCTTCGGCTCACCGAAGTTCGCTCGGTCCGCCGGCTGA
- a CDS encoding tyrosinase family protein, with the protein MAGTRKDIARLGTWSDELVWYALAVGELRSRALATRTSWLYLAAIHGINGQGWLDQGLISSTTPAPGRVERGRLFNQCQHAGWFFLPWHRGYLAAFESILADWIASQGGPADWALPYWNYLDASNSAARDIPQEFRDPTLPSHPATTAGDPNPLADALRGPAASLGPQTWIASDIDLAAQTEDTYTSDPGSLGYGGPISGFDQQGNAYGAIESNPHNFVHVMVGGGRTTGPDGWMSDPSFAALDPIFWVHHCNIDRLWAAWMDDPQNDQERSQPWRNGPFPRQFEMPRPDESLEVFVPEDTLPGGRLEPTYDSLTSGTGIAPPGPGVAAVTRPGSTSTSLIAANDAAVTIERGPVRTEVTFAAAPGPRVAAAGEERVFLNVEGVRGEAASGVLNVSIAAPGTGETVTETLVFFGLREASNTDGAHAGNGLSATIDVTEKVQALESAAGDSPGTLSVEISQPEEAAIRPITVDRVSLYRRRRG; encoded by the coding sequence ATGGCAGGGACGCGAAAGGACATCGCGAGACTCGGCACCTGGTCCGACGAGCTCGTCTGGTACGCGCTGGCCGTCGGAGAGCTCCGCTCGAGGGCGCTGGCGACGCGGACGAGCTGGCTCTACCTCGCCGCGATCCACGGAATCAACGGCCAAGGCTGGCTCGACCAGGGGCTCATTTCGAGCACGACGCCGGCGCCGGGTCGCGTGGAGCGGGGCCGCCTGTTCAACCAATGCCAGCACGCCGGCTGGTTCTTCCTGCCGTGGCATCGCGGCTACCTGGCGGCCTTCGAGAGTATCCTCGCGGACTGGATCGCGAGCCAGGGCGGTCCGGCCGATTGGGCCCTGCCGTACTGGAACTACCTGGATGCGTCGAACTCCGCGGCTCGGGACATCCCTCAGGAGTTCCGGGACCCCACACTTCCGAGTCATCCCGCGACCACCGCGGGAGATCCGAACCCGCTCGCCGACGCGCTGCGCGGCCCCGCGGCGTCGCTTGGGCCGCAGACCTGGATCGCCAGCGACATCGACCTCGCAGCCCAGACCGAAGACACGTACACGTCGGACCCCGGATCCCTCGGATACGGAGGTCCGATCAGCGGCTTCGACCAGCAGGGCAACGCCTATGGGGCGATCGAGAGCAACCCCCACAACTTCGTGCACGTCATGGTCGGCGGCGGACGAACTACCGGGCCCGATGGCTGGATGTCCGATCCCTCGTTCGCTGCCCTCGACCCCATCTTCTGGGTCCACCACTGCAACATCGACCGCCTCTGGGCGGCCTGGATGGACGATCCACAGAACGACCAGGAGCGGAGTCAGCCCTGGCGAAACGGTCCCTTCCCACGCCAGTTCGAGATGCCCCGACCCGACGAGAGCCTTGAGGTGTTCGTCCCGGAGGATACGCTCCCGGGTGGCCGGCTCGAACCGACCTACGACTCTCTGACGAGCGGGACCGGCATCGCCCCGCCGGGCCCCGGAGTGGCGGCCGTGACACGACCGGGCTCGACTTCGACGTCTCTCATCGCAGCGAACGACGCTGCGGTCACGATCGAGCGTGGGCCGGTCCGGACCGAGGTCACATTCGCCGCGGCCCCGGGGCCGCGCGTCGCTGCGGCCGGCGAAGAGCGCGTCTTCCTCAATGTGGAAGGGGTGCGCGGAGAGGCCGCGAGCGGCGTCCTGAACGTCTCCATTGCGGCGCCCGGCACGGGTGAAACGGTGACCGAGACCCTGGTCTTCTTCGGACTCCGGGAAGCGTCGAATACCGACGGGGCGCACGCGGGAAACGGGCTCTCCGCGACGATCGACGTCACCGAGAAGGTGCAGGCACTGGAGAGCGCTGCAGGCGATTCGCCGGGAACGCTCTCGGTCGAGATCTCGCAGCCCGAGGAGGCTGCGATCCGGCCGATCACGGTGGACCGGGTCAGCCTCTACCGGCGTCGTCGAGGCTGA
- a CDS encoding CHAT domain-containing protein, with the protein MGDRTVISLHASYQDAALFRLDKGQANGHEAILQPLDCDPPDWSVPQSVRQHGQRLWAQLRQDQAVAAALQNALAAPPGEISPIFFRIAGVSDSELLSWETLCSDAGKFVSLERVSPIGRMADSTRPLSANTAEFSLPLRLVAVLGVREDSGLSEWLALKQTAVRAHDAGLELEMQLFVASEATLATIRGEIDADGLEAWIQADEVPPNLAELERALADARANILHLSCHGRTSAGMTELHIATPLDIATGASGSSIQLTGSDLASMPGLDGVWLVTLSCCKSGQAPANGHSLAHLLVSERGVPAAIGMLEPVNASDASSFAADFYQALFGLLDDGLSGLAFGQSLEIEWAAALHAPRRSLCQRYQGDAENNREWALPLLYVRPDAFVLTLEDASHRMDPETFALMQRKADLVAGQLRVMQVDAPEDMRDALLDLLDGYPPELVPDRNGNFPHASAPELHPPTQPEPATEHRAGVG; encoded by the coding sequence ATGGGCGACCGGACGGTCATCAGTCTCCATGCGTCGTACCAGGACGCGGCGCTCTTCCGTCTCGACAAGGGTCAGGCCAACGGGCACGAGGCGATTCTGCAGCCGCTCGACTGCGACCCCCCGGACTGGTCGGTGCCGCAATCCGTTCGGCAACACGGACAGCGGCTCTGGGCCCAGCTTCGACAGGATCAGGCCGTCGCGGCGGCGCTCCAGAACGCGCTGGCCGCACCCCCGGGCGAGATCAGCCCGATCTTCTTCCGGATCGCGGGCGTCTCCGATTCCGAGCTGCTCTCGTGGGAGACCCTTTGCAGCGACGCTGGGAAGTTCGTTTCCCTTGAGCGGGTGTCGCCCATCGGCCGGATGGCGGACTCGACGCGACCGCTCTCGGCCAACACCGCGGAGTTCAGCCTGCCGCTACGGCTCGTCGCCGTGCTGGGCGTGCGGGAGGATTCCGGTCTGTCGGAATGGCTTGCGCTCAAGCAGACCGCGGTACGAGCCCACGACGCCGGCCTCGAGCTGGAGATGCAGCTCTTCGTCGCAAGCGAAGCGACGCTTGCGACGATTCGCGGCGAGATCGATGCCGACGGGCTCGAGGCGTGGATCCAGGCGGACGAGGTCCCCCCGAACCTGGCCGAGCTCGAGCGTGCGTTGGCCGACGCCAGGGCCAACATCCTCCACCTCTCGTGTCACGGCAGGACGAGTGCCGGAATGACGGAGCTGCACATCGCGACCCCGTTGGACATCGCGACGGGCGCGAGTGGCTCCTCCATCCAGCTGACCGGAAGCGACCTCGCCTCCATGCCCGGCCTGGATGGCGTCTGGCTCGTCACGCTGAGCTGCTGCAAGAGCGGCCAGGCCCCGGCGAACGGACACTCCCTCGCGCACCTCCTCGTCTCCGAGCGGGGCGTCCCGGCGGCGATCGGCATGTTGGAGCCCGTCAACGCGTCGGACGCCAGCAGCTTCGCTGCCGACTTCTACCAGGCATTGTTCGGCCTGCTCGACGACGGGCTGTCGGGCCTCGCCTTCGGGCAGTCCCTCGAGATCGAGTGGGCGGCGGCGCTCCACGCGCCCCGCCGCAGCCTGTGCCAGCGCTACCAGGGCGACGCCGAGAACAACCGCGAGTGGGCGCTGCCCCTGCTCTACGTGCGTCCCGATGCCTTCGTCTTGACCCTCGAGGACGCGTCTCACCGGATGGACCCGGAGACGTTCGCACTCATGCAACGGAAGGCGGACCTCGTCGCCGGGCAACTCCGGGTCATGCAGGTCGATGCGCCGGAAGACATGCGCGACGCGCTCCTGGATCTGCTCGATGGCTATCCGCCGGAGCTGGTGCCCGACCGGAACGGCAACTTCCCCCATGCCTCGGCTCCGGAGCTCCACCCGCCGACGCAACCCGAGCCCGCGACCGAGCACCGGGCCGGGGTGGGCTGA
- a CDS encoding S8 family serine peptidase, translating to MAVVRVIAHFMHESEAASAQDLLEDAEFTEGYALGSIDASQLSQLRDAGLIVGVLDGGTDPGVDVEGLPQPAAAAAGPQVAGAPEPGFFVVQLAGPITPARRESLQDLDVRLLECVAPSRSLYSTYLTPQQLENVRGLGFVAAVRPYDPNDQAPAAASARAQAPAIGVDRMLTLDLRLHRAEDADTVESWLASEGVSVAGVRGRKIRIYLLESSPLLTRIRARQEVQAVEEFIAPSLHNDRARALMGIDPEPGGEPVLTQTGDGELVAVADTGVDRAHPDLVSRIERVDALGRTGDASDPDGHGTHVCGSVAGDGSASNGGIRGTAPGAKLYVQSIMDADGELGGLPWNLADLFQPPYDAGARIHNNSWGAATASRYTFNSIEADEFVHEHRDMLLVISAGNEGVDRGGPNTGSGFVDWLSIGSPASSKNALTVGASRSDRSSGGYSGLRNNDAWPADFPHAPEGDDRVSGDPEEIAAFSSRGPCDDRRIKPDLVAPGTDIVSTRSSTAPSRNFWGSFPGSNRRYAYNGGTSMSAPLVAGCAALVREYYRKQREHESPSAALVKATLVNSTRWLSGRSATAEFSVSPNFHQGFGCLHMQHAIPNDAEPWMRLAFLDPWEDTNLHFATPGQRMRFDIDVADGGEFLRLCLAWTDLPARALQNNLNLFVEEAATGRKWVGNQDLPLSLGIPDPENNVEVVRIPNPTAGTYRVQVTATNLLGEFAQDFALVATGALDSELVPA from the coding sequence ATGGCGGTCGTTCGCGTCATCGCACACTTCATGCACGAGTCCGAGGCCGCATCGGCCCAGGATTTGCTCGAGGACGCCGAGTTCACGGAGGGCTATGCGCTCGGGTCGATCGACGCGTCGCAGTTGTCGCAGCTCCGGGACGCAGGTCTGATCGTCGGCGTGCTCGACGGCGGGACCGATCCGGGCGTGGACGTCGAGGGTCTTCCCCAACCCGCGGCGGCGGCGGCCGGACCCCAGGTCGCGGGCGCGCCGGAGCCCGGCTTCTTCGTCGTCCAGCTGGCCGGGCCCATCACCCCCGCCCGACGCGAGTCGCTGCAAGACCTCGACGTCCGTCTTCTCGAGTGCGTCGCGCCGAGTCGAAGCCTCTACAGCACCTATCTCACGCCGCAGCAGCTGGAGAACGTCCGGGGCTTGGGCTTCGTGGCGGCGGTTCGACCCTACGACCCGAACGACCAGGCGCCCGCCGCCGCATCCGCGCGAGCCCAGGCTCCCGCGATCGGCGTCGACCGCATGCTGACGCTCGACCTGCGCCTCCATCGCGCGGAAGACGCCGACACAGTGGAGTCTTGGCTCGCTTCCGAGGGCGTCTCGGTGGCCGGCGTTCGCGGGCGCAAGATCCGGATCTATCTCCTCGAGAGCTCGCCGCTCCTGACGCGTATTCGGGCCAGGCAGGAGGTCCAGGCCGTGGAGGAGTTCATCGCGCCTTCACTCCACAACGACCGCGCCCGCGCGTTGATGGGCATCGACCCCGAGCCGGGGGGTGAGCCGGTCCTGACCCAGACGGGGGATGGCGAGCTCGTGGCCGTCGCCGACACGGGCGTCGACCGCGCGCACCCCGACCTCGTGAGTCGCATCGAGCGGGTCGACGCGCTCGGGCGCACGGGCGACGCGAGCGACCCCGATGGTCACGGAACCCACGTGTGCGGTTCGGTCGCCGGCGACGGAAGCGCCTCGAACGGTGGGATCCGCGGGACCGCGCCCGGCGCGAAGCTGTACGTGCAGTCGATCATGGACGCCGATGGCGAGCTGGGCGGCCTGCCCTGGAACCTCGCCGACCTGTTCCAGCCCCCCTATGACGCGGGGGCGCGCATCCACAACAACAGCTGGGGCGCGGCGACCGCCTCCCGCTACACCTTCAACTCGATCGAGGCCGACGAGTTCGTTCACGAACACCGCGACATGCTGCTGGTGATCTCCGCGGGCAACGAGGGCGTCGATCGCGGCGGCCCGAATACCGGTTCGGGCTTCGTGGACTGGCTCTCGATCGGATCGCCGGCCTCCAGCAAGAATGCGCTCACGGTCGGCGCCAGCCGCAGCGACCGCTCGAGCGGGGGCTACTCGGGGCTGCGCAACAACGACGCCTGGCCCGCTGACTTCCCCCACGCGCCGGAGGGCGACGACCGCGTTTCCGGCGACCCGGAGGAGATCGCGGCATTCAGCAGTCGGGGACCCTGCGACGATCGTCGCATCAAGCCGGACCTCGTGGCCCCGGGGACGGACATCGTCTCGACCCGGTCCTCGACGGCCCCGAGCCGGAACTTCTGGGGCTCCTTCCCGGGTAGCAACCGGCGCTATGCATACAACGGCGGAACGAGCATGTCCGCGCCGCTGGTGGCCGGATGCGCCGCGCTCGTGCGGGAGTACTACCGTAAGCAGCGCGAGCACGAGAGCCCGAGCGCCGCTCTCGTGAAGGCGACCCTCGTCAACAGCACGCGCTGGCTCAGCGGCCGCAGCGCCACCGCCGAGTTCTCCGTGTCGCCCAACTTCCACCAGGGCTTCGGCTGCCTGCACATGCAGCACGCCATCCCGAACGACGCCGAGCCGTGGATGCGCCTGGCCTTCCTCGACCCCTGGGAAGACACCAACCTCCACTTCGCCACGCCGGGCCAGCGCATGCGCTTCGACATCGACGTCGCCGACGGCGGCGAGTTCCTGCGCCTGTGTCTCGCCTGGACCGACCTACCCGCACGCGCGCTGCAGAACAACCTGAACCTGTTCGTGGAGGAGGCCGCGACCGGGCGGAAGTGGGTCGGCAATCAGGACCTGCCGCTGAGCCTCGGCATCCCCGACCCCGAGAACAACGTCGAGGTCGTTCGCATCCCGAACCCGACGGCCGGCACGTACCGCGTCCAGGTCACGGCGACCAACCTGCTCGGCGAGTTCGCGCAGGACTTCGCGCTGGTCGCAACGGGCGCCCTCGACTCCGAGCTCGTTCCGGCCTGA